In Mycoplasmopsis cynos, the following are encoded in one genomic region:
- a CDS encoding MYPU_1760 family metalloprotease, whose product MKKKKFLRLPISIGLFSGLSILTSCSLIDSVLNTGNTKENPPDVQVTPPIIIKPKPPHSKPNIEKFNPKEPNEESKNNETLIPIQESEVYLTPGLSNENKEKVLNRYNGVSISDYSEIKEYKRKDDYYLEYIDPYTNIKFRDFSYHQDKDGSRRYLLDREGLLNLAQEFKRKIPFGTEVFDLDSININDFTVINQNANGLYLPEFKKIFINGSIFAEKDFSSYEIIGGLMPTIFHEYMHHWATTYAETGILDDEKVDINNGDDINKRQTTLIYYNPSTTPENTNHTHGSQQFWNAYFASKFYKLLNYDFNKKSYIEPSTLYKLRINSLSPEENYPRNLLHMKLSLNDIWRLSNEFQTPNYLFNNPPANLEMPYSPSGAFTLSTPRLKYNFSLTELIPREYTKYGYESYFSINDENKSLDNEIEEKATINWFGTRFITLDKKGRKIKVFSPSGNAEDWSKTYLNNFDSPTRQYWFQDGVGINPNDGTRKDNAIAFPNSVFDISGFRYIENKNNKKVKAKLPSVKSKNRSLEFYKLFLETMGYGKTISQIYYENKVTPVDKNNVKYDRSAANNIKFSGYLKANEKVSGIVLKGKNGIYGSSKFKYLSTFSFFGHKNYDEGAKLYEIDENKYYLTSDRQKQIENRYYPADAGYSENYVSYITNDYITVNDDDTEIYLWNDINNDNIATDDELLLDKKITLPTQRAVSSQRSTNVSLYDFNKFIVENNDNKTIIRILNKRTES is encoded by the coding sequence ATGAAAAAAAAGAAGTTTTTAAGACTGCCTATATCAATAGGTTTGTTTTCAGGATTATCTATTTTAACATCTTGTAGTTTAATCGATAGTGTTTTAAATACCGGAAACACAAAAGAGAACCCGCCAGATGTGCAAGTGACACCACCTATTATTATTAAACCTAAACCTCCTCACTCAAAACCGAATATTGAAAAGTTTAATCCAAAAGAACCTAACGAAGAGTCTAAGAATAATGAAACTTTAATTCCAATCCAAGAAAGTGAAGTTTATTTAACTCCTGGATTATCAAACGAAAATAAAGAAAAAGTTTTAAATCGCTATAACGGCGTTTCAATTAGTGATTATAGTGAAATTAAAGAATATAAAAGAAAAGATGACTATTATTTAGAATATATTGACCCATATACAAATATTAAGTTCAGAGATTTTAGTTATCATCAGGACAAAGATGGATCAAGGAGATATCTACTAGATAGAGAAGGTCTTTTAAATTTAGCCCAAGAATTTAAGAGAAAAATTCCATTTGGTACAGAAGTTTTTGACCTTGACTCAATTAATATTAATGATTTTACTGTTATAAATCAAAATGCAAATGGATTATATTTACCTGAATTTAAAAAAATATTTATTAATGGTTCAATATTTGCTGAAAAAGATTTTAGTTCATATGAAATAATAGGCGGACTAATGCCAACAATATTTCATGAATATATGCATCATTGAGCTACAACTTATGCTGAAACCGGTATTTTAGATGACGAAAAAGTTGATATTAATAATGGTGATGATATAAATAAAAGGCAAACAACATTAATATATTATAATCCCTCAACAACACCCGAAAATACCAATCATACACATGGATCTCAACAATTTTGAAATGCTTATTTTGCCTCTAAATTTTATAAATTATTAAATTATGATTTTAATAAAAAATCATATATTGAACCTTCAACATTATATAAATTGAGAATTAACTCGTTGAGTCCGGAAGAAAACTATCCTAGAAATTTATTGCATATGAAACTGTCATTAAATGATATTTGAAGACTTTCAAATGAGTTTCAAACCCCAAATTATTTATTTAATAATCCACCTGCCAATTTAGAGATGCCATATTCACCAAGTGGAGCATTTACTTTATCAACACCAAGATTGAAATATAACTTTTCATTAACTGAGCTTATTCCTAGAGAATATACAAAATATGGTTATGAGTCATATTTTTCGATTAATGATGAAAATAAATCATTAGATAATGAAATTGAAGAAAAGGCAACCATTAATTGATTTGGAACTAGATTCATTACTCTTGATAAAAAAGGCAGAAAAATAAAGGTTTTTTCACCTTCTGGAAATGCAGAAGATTGATCAAAAACATATTTAAATAATTTCGATTCACCAACTAGACAATATTGATTTCAAGATGGTGTGGGAATTAATCCTAATGATGGAACAAGAAAAGATAATGCAATTGCTTTTCCGAATTCAGTGTTTGACATTAGCGGATTTAGATATATTGAAAATAAGAATAACAAGAAAGTGAAGGCAAAATTACCTAGTGTTAAATCAAAAAATAGATCTTTAGAATTTTATAAATTATTTTTAGAAACAATGGGATATGGAAAAACAATTAGCCAAATTTATTATGAAAATAAGGTTACACCCGTTGATAAAAATAATGTGAAATATGATCGAAGTGCCGCAAACAACATTAAATTTTCTGGTTATTTAAAAGCAAATGAGAAAGTATCAGGTATAGTTTTAAAAGGCAAAAATGGTATTTATGGAAGTTCTAAATTTAAGTACTTAAGTACTTTTAGTTTTTTTGGTCATAAAAATTATGATGAAGGTGCTAAGCTATATGAAATTGATGAAAATAAGTATTATTTAACCTCTGATAGACAAAAGCAAATAGAAAATAGATATTATCCAGCCGATGCAGGTTATTCTGAAAATTATGTAAGTTATATTACAAATGATTATATAACTGTTAATGATGATGATACTGAAATATATTTGTGAAATGATATCAATAATGATAACATTGCAACAGATGATGAATTATTGTTAGATAAAAAAATCACATTGCCAACTCAAAGAGCAGTTTCATCTCAACGTTCAACTAATGTTTCATTATATGATTTTAATAAATTTATTGTAGAAAATAATGATAATAAAACTATTATTAGAATTTTAAATAAAAGGACAGAAAGTTAA
- a CDS encoding MAG6790 family protein: protein MYKYKARLLSNSEIVAKANSLEELEGLIKGFRRGQKHGVHTKANEKIEIIHVERDNLKGEHYSKENLIKIV from the coding sequence ATGTACAAATATAAAGCTCGTCTATTATCAAATAGTGAAATTGTAGCTAAAGCTAACTCATTAGAAGAGTTAGAAGGATTAATAAAGGGATTCCGTCGTGGCCAAAAGCACGGTGTTCACACAAAAGCAAATGAAAAAATTGAAATAATTCATGTTGAAAGGGATAATCTAAAAGGTGAACACTATTCAAAGGAGAATTTAATAAAAATCGTATAA
- a CDS encoding acetate/propionate family kinase: MSKILVINAGSSSIKISLFLKENYKLIANGIAERITLDLSKISIKYNGKKYEKEIKLPDYETAINELYKLMHKIELVKSKKEIQNIGFRVVQGGNYINNTVIIDQNIIDIIDKCSIYAPLHNPGALQSILGFRKVFPEAILTADFDTSFHSTIEKVNYVYPINKEITEKYNVRKYGAHGISHQFITEKLSQILDKDRVTFINLHLGNGASICAVKDSKSIDTSMGLTPLAGIMMGTRSGDIDPSIHQFVMKSMNINIDQFTNILNKESGLMGVSGISSDMRDLRKAIDENNKDALFALELFTQKIADYTSIYFNKLGGKIDAIVFTAGIGENNAYVRSEIINKLYFRKIKLSQKLNNGKIGEFQLISTFDSEIPVYVIRTNEELVIARNSVNITD; the protein is encoded by the coding sequence ATGAGTAAAATTCTAGTTATAAATGCTGGAAGTAGTTCAATTAAGATAAGTTTATTTTTAAAAGAAAACTACAAATTGATCGCTAATGGAATCGCAGAACGAATAACTCTTGATTTGAGTAAAATAAGCATAAAATATAATGGCAAAAAATATGAAAAAGAGATAAAATTGCCAGATTATGAAACCGCAATTAATGAGCTTTATAAACTAATGCATAAAATAGAACTTGTAAAATCAAAAAAAGAGATCCAAAATATTGGTTTTAGAGTTGTTCAAGGGGGAAATTACATCAATAACACAGTTATAATTGATCAAAATATAATCGATATTATTGATAAATGTTCTATTTATGCACCACTACATAATCCAGGAGCTTTACAATCTATTTTAGGATTTAGAAAAGTGTTTCCTGAAGCTATATTAACTGCTGATTTTGATACATCTTTCCATTCAACTATCGAAAAAGTCAACTACGTATATCCAATTAATAAAGAAATTACTGAAAAATATAATGTAAGAAAATATGGTGCGCACGGAATAAGCCATCAATTCATAACGGAAAAACTAAGCCAAATTTTAGATAAAGATAGAGTGACTTTTATTAATTTACATCTAGGTAATGGGGCAAGTATATGTGCTGTAAAAGATTCAAAATCAATTGATACTTCAATGGGTCTTACTCCACTTGCTGGCATTATGATGGGAACAAGAAGCGGAGATATTGATCCATCAATTCATCAATTTGTAATGAAATCAATGAATATAAACATTGATCAATTCACAAACATTTTAAATAAAGAAAGTGGTTTAATGGGGGTCTCAGGTATTTCCAGCGATATGAGAGACCTTAGAAAAGCAATAGATGAAAACAATAAAGATGCATTATTTGCACTTGAATTATTTACTCAAAAAATAGCTGATTATACATCTATATACTTTAATAAATTAGGCGGAAAAATTGATGCAATAGTTTTTACAGCTGGAATAGGTGAAAATAATGCATATGTTAGATCTGAAATAATAAATAAGTTATATTTTAGAAAAATTAAACTAAGTCAAAAATTAAACAATGGCAAAATTGGTGAATTTCAATTAATTTCTACATTTGATAGCGAAATTCCCGTATATGTTATTAGAACTAATGAAGAATTAGTAATTGCTAGAAACTCTGTTAATATAACTGATTAA
- the coaD gene encoding pantetheine-phosphate adenylyltransferase — protein sequence MNNLKNALYAGSFNPIHEGHISILKKACEIFNTVYVLVSQNPDKEKNDIIKNINDVIKKTANLKNIKVLTGFQGQLTALVAKQLNIKYLIRSARNNFDYQFEIDLASGNKILNPELETILIIPDNEYLKYSSSLTKSMKGK from the coding sequence ATGAATAACTTAAAAAACGCTCTTTATGCTGGCTCATTTAACCCAATTCATGAAGGGCACATATCAATTTTAAAAAAAGCTTGCGAAATATTTAATACCGTTTATGTCCTAGTTAGTCAAAATCCAGATAAAGAAAAAAATGATATAATTAAAAACATTAATGATGTTATTAAAAAGACAGCAAATTTAAAAAATATTAAAGTTTTAACAGGTTTTCAAGGTCAATTAACAGCATTAGTAGCTAAACAATTAAATATTAAGTATTTAATTCGTTCAGCCAGAAATAATTTCGATTATCAATTTGAAATTGATTTAGCCAGTGGAAATAAAATTTTAAATCCAGAATTAGAAACAATTCTAATTATCCCAGATAATGAATACTTAAAATATTCTTCATCATTAACAAAGTCAATGAAAGGAAAATAG
- the yihA gene encoding ribosome biogenesis GTP-binding protein YihA/YsxC, whose translation MFKFVKSATNPSNWYEHNNYEIAFWGRSNVGKSSLINLIVQNKKMARVSKTPGRTQLINFFENEYGAVFVDLPGYGYARVSIAQAKNMMLMVEKYLETRQNLKNVYLLIDSRHGITKNDQKIIEYLLKINLSFILIYTKIDKLNQREKSKLLKGINESQKIYGKFKYFIISSETGFGINELIVNINETIQGDNYEK comes from the coding sequence ATGTTTAAATTTGTTAAATCAGCAACAAACCCATCTAATTGATATGAACATAATAATTATGAAATCGCTTTTTGAGGACGTTCAAATGTTGGCAAAAGTAGTTTAATTAATTTAATTGTGCAAAATAAAAAAATGGCTAGGGTTTCAAAAACACCAGGAAGAACGCAATTGATAAATTTTTTCGAAAATGAATATGGGGCGGTTTTTGTTGATTTACCTGGTTATGGATATGCAAGAGTTTCAATAGCACAAGCAAAAAATATGATGTTAATGGTAGAAAAGTACTTAGAAACCCGCCAAAACCTAAAAAATGTTTATTTATTAATCGATTCCCGCCATGGAATCACAAAAAACGACCAAAAAATAATTGAATATTTATTAAAAATTAATCTTTCATTCATTTTAATTTATACAAAAATTGATAAATTAAATCAAAGAGAAAAATCAAAGCTTCTTAAAGGGATAAATGAATCTCAAAAAATCTATGGAAAATTCAAGTATTTCATTATTTCATCCGAAACCGGATTTGGAATAAATGAATTAATTGTAAACATTAACGAAACCATTCAAGGAGATAATTATGAAAAATAG
- a CDS encoding MAG1430 family protein, which produces MKNRLAMFCVLSLGTAVVSGISIAVILSQSKQPKNELDAAKRHILNGVNLNEFTLTTGNLDPKNVLASKYADSPTYIKSSFQTPSGSSDFWTKQLISSVILDQATKNKEKLFGFNHPKGLLLNYFTDNYLISFNSYANDKNGTLYLKVIFKPKEGKKLNQQVEYIYKLTGFNKYSENYFKDGLFIKGLEWKKDEIKKYKTIQELKNAYDEAIKNKTISTFIKNIFSFQTSPSSSINLKETKLEFNIDKNLVTLKTKLNALVNEATENDLLKIAIEPTNVDASIDKEFQNKA; this is translated from the coding sequence ATGAAAAATAGATTAGCAATGTTTTGCGTGCTTAGTTTAGGCACTGCTGTTGTTTCAGGAATTTCTATTGCTGTTATTCTATCACAAAGCAAACAACCAAAAAATGAATTAGATGCAGCTAAAAGACATATTTTAAATGGGGTAAATCTAAATGAATTCACCCTTACCACAGGTAATTTAGATCCAAAAAATGTTTTGGCAAGTAAATATGCTGATTCACCTACTTACATTAAATCTTCTTTTCAAACACCAAGTGGAAGTTCTGATTTTTGAACAAAACAATTAATTAGTTCTGTTATTCTTGATCAAGCAACCAAAAATAAAGAAAAACTTTTTGGTTTTAATCATCCTAAAGGTTTATTACTAAACTATTTTACTGATAATTATTTAATTTCTTTTAACTCATATGCAAATGATAAAAATGGTACTTTATATTTAAAAGTTATTTTTAAACCAAAAGAAGGGAAAAAACTAAATCAACAAGTTGAATATATCTATAAATTAACTGGATTTAATAAATATTCAGAAAATTATTTCAAAGATGGTTTATTTATCAAAGGACTTGAATGAAAAAAAGACGAAATTAAAAAATATAAAACTATTCAAGAACTTAAAAACGCTTATGATGAAGCAATAAAAAATAAAACCATATCAACATTTATAAAAAATATTTTCTCATTCCAAACTTCACCATCTTCATCAATTAATCTAAAAGAAACAAAATTAGAATTTAATATAGATAAAAATTTAGTCACTCTTAAAACAAAACTAAATGCTCTTGTTAATGAAGCGACCGAAAATGATTTATTAAAAATCGCCATTGAACCAACAAATGTTGACGCAAGCATTGATAAGGAATTTCAAAATAAAGCATAA
- a CDS encoding inorganic diphosphatase — translation MKNISVKIEIQKNSKIKYEYNRKTKEIEVDRILRGDFVYPCNYGFVPEALDWDGDELDVLVYSDEVFQPGTKLNARLVGAMKMIDNGETDTKLIAVHADDYRLDHIQKLEDLPMEFLNSVKTFFSTYKNWKRPNITQISGFEGLEYAISEYNECVELMDKYGAMDKKEFIAKMKLEHPEKYTF, via the coding sequence ATGAAAAACATTAGCGTTAAAATCGAAATCCAAAAAAACTCAAAAATTAAGTATGAATACAATAGAAAAACCAAAGAAATCGAAGTAGACAGAATTCTTAGAGGTGATTTTGTTTATCCATGCAACTATGGTTTTGTACCAGAAGCATTAGATTGAGACGGCGATGAGCTAGATGTATTGGTTTATTCAGATGAAGTTTTTCAACCTGGTACTAAATTAAATGCTAGATTAGTTGGTGCTATGAAAATGATTGATAATGGTGAAACTGACACTAAATTAATTGCAGTTCACGCTGACGATTATAGATTAGATCACATTCAAAAACTTGAAGACCTACCAATGGAATTTTTAAATTCAGTTAAAACATTTTTTAGCACATATAAAAATTGAAAACGACCTAACATTACACAAATTTCAGGTTTCGAAGGACTTGAATATGCAATTTCAGAATACAATGAATGTGTTGAGTTAATGGATAAATATGGTGCAATGGATAAAAAAGAATTCATAGCAAAAATGAAACTTGAACATCCTGAAAAATATACTTTTTAA
- the rpmG gene encoding 50S ribosomal protein L33, with protein sequence MAREGYTLTCQSCKMENYISKKNKKNHPEKVELSKYCSKCNAHTNHKEKK encoded by the coding sequence ATGGCAAGAGAAGGATATACATTAACATGTCAATCATGCAAAATGGAAAATTACATTTCTAAAAAGAACAAAAAGAACCATCCTGAAAAAGTTGAGTTATCAAAATATTGTTCAAAATGTAATGCTCATACAAACCATAAAGAAAAAAAATAA
- a CDS encoding aminopeptidase P family protein yields the protein MNRKKLDNIFEKYQIDALISEAPQTRLWYSGIQTTDGYLVIEKDKATLFVDGRYIEYAKKNAKNVDVVLLQGNVMSDWLKAKNFKKIALEKDYLIKQVQDHIIKLIEPHEIMWVSAQELRIVKSKEELIKMQAVIDISMKALDEFKKWVKPGVTEKEAAAMLNFMLKKNGADKEGFDEIIASGPNSAEPHHHPTDKVIENNHLLKVDFGALYQGYTADITRTFIVGNESKTNEEAKKILQIVKEAAALGRKAVRPGIKVSEIDKICRDYITEKGYGKYFTHSTGHGLGIDVHELPSVSSRSQTILEPGMIITVEPGIYIEGLGGARIEDDVLVTENGHYVFSRPEETNEKPF from the coding sequence ATGAATAGAAAAAAATTAGATAATATATTTGAAAAATACCAAATTGATGCTTTAATTTCAGAAGCGCCTCAAACTAGATTATGATATTCAGGAATTCAAACAACTGATGGATACTTGGTGATTGAAAAAGATAAAGCAACATTATTTGTTGATGGTAGATATATTGAATATGCTAAAAAAAATGCTAAAAATGTTGATGTTGTGCTTTTGCAAGGTAATGTAATGTCAGATTGACTAAAAGCAAAAAATTTTAAGAAAATAGCTTTAGAAAAAGATTACTTAATCAAACAAGTTCAAGATCATATTATAAAATTAATTGAGCCTCATGAAATTATGTGAGTAAGTGCACAGGAATTACGTATTGTTAAATCAAAAGAAGAATTAATTAAAATGCAAGCCGTTATTGATATTTCTATGAAAGCATTAGATGAATTCAAAAAATGAGTTAAGCCAGGAGTAACAGAAAAAGAAGCAGCTGCAATGCTTAACTTTATGTTGAAGAAAAACGGTGCTGATAAAGAAGGATTCGATGAAATAATTGCTAGTGGTCCAAATTCAGCTGAACCACATCATCACCCTACTGATAAAGTAATAGAAAACAATCATTTACTAAAAGTAGATTTTGGTGCATTATATCAAGGGTATACAGCTGATATTACTAGAACATTTATAGTTGGAAATGAATCAAAAACTAATGAAGAAGCTAAAAAAATATTACAAATTGTAAAAGAGGCAGCTGCATTAGGGCGGAAAGCCGTAAGACCAGGTATCAAGGTAAGTGAAATTGATAAAATATGTAGAGATTATATTACTGAAAAAGGATATGGAAAATACTTCACTCATTCAACAGGTCACGGTTTAGGAATTGACGTTCATGAGTTACCATCAGTTTCTTCTAGATCTCAAACAATTTTAGAACCAGGCATGATAATAACCGTTGAGCCAGGAATATATATTGAAGGATTAGGCGGAGCAAGAATAGAAGATGATGTTTTAGTAACCGAAAATGGACATTATGTCTTTTCAAGACCAGAAGAAACAAATGAAAAACCATTCTAG
- the pip gene encoding prolyl aminopeptidase, whose product MKNHSSTSLLKADFLRVSELHKIYYEIHGNPIGIPVFIVHGGPGGGSSFKLKELFNLTKFKLIFFDQRGCGKSQPFLELKDNNTNELVEDIEKLRKYLNLGQINLFGGSWGTTLSLMYAIKYPKNVAKILLRAVFLARQEDVNFLYEKNGASEFYPDLFEKYYGLIKNEKGNSILEKYYKIFISKSSALQKEAAIMFSNWENSLVSIKKFNAKKRYSKTDINDALAISLLESHYFINQSFLPYDNYILDNVNILLNHDVTIIHGRQDIDCRPIGAYLLHKKLPNSKLFLIDAAGHTSLDKNLWNQLKKSISDWEK is encoded by the coding sequence ATGAAAAACCATTCTAGTACTTCTTTATTAAAAGCAGATTTTTTAAGAGTTTCTGAACTACATAAAATATACTATGAAATACATGGGAATCCTATTGGAATTCCTGTTTTCATTGTCCATGGTGGTCCAGGCGGAGGCAGTTCATTCAAACTAAAAGAATTATTTAACTTAACAAAGTTTAAACTAATTTTCTTTGACCAAAGAGGTTGCGGTAAAAGTCAACCATTTTTAGAATTAAAAGACAATAATACAAATGAATTAGTAGAAGATATCGAAAAACTTAGAAAATACTTAAATTTAGGGCAAATTAATCTATTTGGTGGCAGTTGAGGCACTACTCTTAGTTTAATGTACGCTATTAAATATCCAAAAAATGTTGCTAAAATATTATTAAGAGCTGTTTTTTTAGCAAGACAAGAAGACGTTAATTTTCTTTATGAAAAAAATGGCGCCTCAGAGTTTTATCCAGATTTATTTGAAAAATATTATGGGCTAATTAAAAATGAAAAAGGAAATAGTATTTTAGAAAAATACTACAAAATTTTTATTAGCAAGTCATCAGCATTACAAAAAGAAGCTGCAATTATGTTTTCTAATTGAGAAAATTCTCTTGTTTCTATTAAAAAATTTAACGCTAAGAAAAGATATTCAAAAACCGACATTAATGATGCATTAGCCATCTCATTACTAGAAAGTCATTATTTTATAAATCAATCTTTCTTGCCATATGATAACTATATTTTAGATAATGTAAACATTTTACTAAATCATGATGTTACAATAATTCACGGAAGACAAGATATCGATTGTCGGCCAATAGGTGCATATTTATTACATAAAAAACTACCAAATTCAAAACTTTTTCTTATTGATGCAGCTGGGCACACGTCACTTGACAAAAATTTATGAAATCAACTAAAAAAATCAATATCAGATTGAGAAAAATAA
- the msrB gene encoding peptide-methionine (R)-S-oxide reductase MsrB, translating into MFDKEKRLKELTELQYKITQEGHTEPPFKNEYDNHFKKGIYVDIVDGTPLFKSTDKFNSGCGWPAFSKPINDSVINEFMDYSHNMKRVEVKSKNADSHLGHVFNDGPAESGGLRYCINSGSLKFIPFDEMEHEGYGELKKLFED; encoded by the coding sequence ATGTTCGACAAAGAAAAACGTTTAAAAGAATTAACTGAACTTCAATATAAAATAACTCAAGAAGGACACACAGAGCCCCCTTTTAAAAATGAATATGATAATCATTTTAAAAAAGGTATATATGTGGATATCGTGGATGGAACACCACTTTTTAAATCAACTGATAAATTTAATTCAGGTTGTGGTTGACCTGCTTTCAGTAAACCAATTAATGATAGTGTAATCAATGAATTTATGGATTATTCACATAATATGAAAAGAGTTGAAGTAAAAAGTAAAAATGCCGATTCTCACTTAGGTCATGTTTTTAATGATGGACCAGCTGAAAGTGGCGGATTAAGATATTGTATTAACTCAGGTTCACTTAAATTCATTCCATTTGATGAAATGGAACATGAAGGATATGGTGAATTAAAAAAATTATTTGAAGATTAA